Genomic segment of Syntrophorhabdaceae bacterium:
ACCCTGTATATTTGTCAATACTGCGGCTAAATAAGCTACATGTCTTTCATACAAAAGGAGTTTAAAGATGCCTTATGACGCGACAAAGATGCCGGACTGGCAGATATCCGAGGCCGCTGAAGAGAAGATGAAGACCATCTGGCAGATGCGTGACGAGATGGGCCTTGGTGATGAGGAACTCATACCTTACGGGAAGATGAGCCGCCTCAATTATGCCGCCATAATGCAGCGTTTGAATGACAAGGTGAACGGGAAATATATCGACGTCACGGCCATCACCCCCACACCTCTTGGCGAGGGCAAGACCACGACAACGGTGGGCCTCCTCGAAGGCCTTGGAAAAAGGGGGAAAAATGTGGGCGGAGCTATCCGTCAGCCGTCTACGGGTCCCACCATGAACGTAAAGGGAAGCGCCGGCGGCGGAGGCAATGCACAGGTCGTTCCCTTGACGGAGTTCTCCCTGGGGCTTACCGGCGATATCGACAGGATCATGAATGCCCACAACATCGCCATGGTCGCCTTGACGGCGAGGATGCAGCACGAGCGGAACTACGGGGACAAAGAGCTGGCAAAGAGGGGCCTCAAGCGCCTCGATGTGGACCCGACCAACATTCAGATGGGATGGGTCATAGATTTCTGCGCGCAGGCGCTTCGCAATATCGTTGTCGGTATGGGCGGCAGAATGGACGGTTTCACCATGCAATCCCATTTCGATATCGGGGTCAGTTCGGAACTGATGGCGATCCTGTCCATTGTGCGGGACCTCAAGGACCTGCGCAAACGCATTGGCGAGATCACCGTCGCCTATCGCAAGAACGGCGATCCCGTCACCACCGAGGACCTTGAGGTTGCCGGGGCGATGTGCGCGATCATGAAGGACACCATCAATCCCACACTCATGCAGACCGTGGAGGGCCAACCCGTCATGGTGCACGCCGGCCCCTTTGGGAATATAGCCATTGGCCAGTCGTCAATCATTGCCGACCTCCTGGGACTTAAGCTTTTCGATTATCACGTAACCGAGAGCGGTTTCGGCTCCGATATTGGTTTCGAGAAATTCTGGAACGTGAAATGCAGACTGAGCGGTCTCAAGCCGAATGTCTCCGTTATCACGGCCACGATCAGGGCCCTCAAGATGCACGGCGGGGGGCCTCGTGTCGCCCCCGGCATACCGCTTCCGAAGGAATACACCCAGGAAGACCTGGGGCTCCTGGAGAGGGGTATCCCGAATCTTCTCCATCACGTGCGGATCGTCAAGATGTCCGGAATAAGGCCTGTCGTGTGCATAAACAAGTTCACCACGGACACGAAGGATGAGATCGCCCTTGTCAAAAGGCTTGCGGAGGCTGAAGGTGCGCGGGTTGCCGTGTCCGAACAGTGGTTGAGGGGCGGGGAGGGGGCCCTGGAGCTTGCCGATGCCGTCATTGATGCCTGCAATGAGAAGGTTGAGTTCGGATACCTCTATCCCCTCGAGATGCCGCTTATGCAGAGGGTGGACGTGATCGCAAAGAATATCTATGGTGCCGACAGCGTGCTGTGGATCCCCGAGGCCGAGGAGAAGGCACGCCGCCTCGAGGCCGATCCGTCAAAAAGCGATTACTTCACCATGATGGTCAAGACCCACCTGAGCCTTTCCCACAAACCGGAGCTCAAAGGTGTCCCGAAGGGCTGGAGACTTCCCGTTCGCGACGTCCTCGTTTTCACGGGTGCCAGGTTCCTCTGCCCCGTCACCGGTGCCATAAGCCTCATGCCCGGAACAAGCTCAGACCCTGCCTTCCGGCGCATAGACGTGGATGTGGAAACGGGAAAAGTAAAAGGATTGTTCTAAGCGATAGTCTCGAGTCTGAAGGTAAGAGATAAAGACAAGTTTTCAGTCTTTTGTATTCTCGGAGCCGGTATTACCAGGGCGTCAACGGTGAGGCTTCATTTGGTCAGGATCTCCCCGGTCTTTACGGAGAAGAGGTAGGTTTGTCCGTCCGTTGTCTTCAGGAGCATCGTGCCCTCTTTGTCGTTGAAACTCTTCTCCGAACTCCAGAAGAAATGGCTTACGGTGCGGCGTAATGCGAGCTGATTCTTGATGAGGTCCTTTATCAGGTATTGTTTGAGCGGTGTTCCGTTTTCGTAGAAGGCCAGGGCCAGGTCCTCTACAGACGTCGCCCAGGGCCCCATGCGGACGACGTGCTTTCCGTCGGAACTGGGATAGACCGAGAAGGAATACCAGTGGACGGTCCATAACGGTGTTGTTGAGCCGTCATTCCTGTAAAGTCCTGACTCTTTGTAGGTCTTTCTTAATTCGAGGTCCTTTCGTACCCATTTTTCGGGCGGTGCGAGCATGACGAAGACATATTCCCCGGTTTCCGTCACCTTCGTGTAGTCCCGGGGAGGAGCCGGGGTATCGGCGAGGGCGGGCATACTGAAGCTCAATGCCAGAGCAATGACCTGAAAAACGATAATGAACTTCAAGACAGTTTTCATGACCATCTCCTCCTGATGAGTGCGCAATGCGAACCAGCGTATAGACTACTACAATCCGGGATCAATTGAAAAATTTTATATATACGCATCCCGATCGTATCCTGCCGTCCTCGTCCAGTTCATAGAAATCGGCGCAGCCGAACTCCAGCGCATCCCCCTTGTTGTAAGATTTTCCGTAGAAAAGGCTGTCTTCCAGAAAATCAAGACGAATCCTTACCTGGAGATATACCTCCCTGTCGCCGAAAACGATCTTTTCGGGTTTTCCCAGCGTCTCCTTGAAGGATGCGTGGTAATTGGTCCAGTAATCGACCATGCTTTTCCTTCCCGTCAGGCGTTTCTCGGAGGCGTCCCACACACACGCATCACTTATGTACCGGGACAGGGCATCTTCCAGCGTTTGGGTCTTATGGCACATACCTGCTGCCCCCGTGAGTTCTGAGCTCGTCCATGACCTCTTCCGTCGTGCGGGCGTCCCCGAAGAAGAGCATGATGTTCTTTAATGTGTTTTTGAGGAGGGTTTTATCGAAGGTGTCTACTGCGTCGGCGATAACCACCACCTCGTAGTCAAGCTGCATGGCGTCTCTGGCAGTTGACTCTACGCACACATTCGCGGCGATCCCGGCGATAATGAGCTGGGTTCTTTTCAGCACGTCGAGCCTGCGCTCCAGCTCAGGCGGATTCGCCAGGAACGCGCTGTAGCGGTTCTTGAAGACAACATGGTCCGTTGAAGGCTTGA
This window contains:
- a CDS encoding formate--tetrahydrofolate ligase, with the translated sequence MPYDATKMPDWQISEAAEEKMKTIWQMRDEMGLGDEELIPYGKMSRLNYAAIMQRLNDKVNGKYIDVTAITPTPLGEGKTTTTVGLLEGLGKRGKNVGGAIRQPSTGPTMNVKGSAGGGGNAQVVPLTEFSLGLTGDIDRIMNAHNIAMVALTARMQHERNYGDKELAKRGLKRLDVDPTNIQMGWVIDFCAQALRNIVVGMGGRMDGFTMQSHFDIGVSSELMAILSIVRDLKDLRKRIGEITVAYRKNGDPVTTEDLEVAGAMCAIMKDTINPTLMQTVEGQPVMVHAGPFGNIAIGQSSIIADLLGLKLFDYHVTESGFGSDIGFEKFWNVKCRLSGLKPNVSVITATIRALKMHGGGPRVAPGIPLPKEYTQEDLGLLERGIPNLLHHVRIVKMSGIRPVVCINKFTTDTKDEIALVKRLAEAEGARVAVSEQWLRGGEGALELADAVIDACNEKVEFGYLYPLEMPLMQRVDVIAKNIYGADSVLWIPEAEEKARRLEADPSKSDYFTMMVKTHLSLSHKPELKGVPKGWRLPVRDVLVFTGARFLCPVTGAISLMPGTSSDPAFRRIDVDVETGKVKGLF
- a CDS encoding nuclear transport factor 2 family protein, with protein sequence MCHKTQTLEDALSRYISDACVWDASEKRLTGRKSMVDYWTNYHASFKETLGKPEKIVFGDREVYLQVRIRLDFLEDSLFYGKSYNKGDALEFGCADFYELDEDGRIRSGCVYIKFFN
- a CDS encoding cysteine hydrolase, which encodes MFPEMDFKPSTDHVVFKNRYSAFLANPPELERRLDVLKRTQLIIAGIAANVCVESTARDAMQLDYEVVVIADAVDTFDKTLLKNTLKNIMLFFGDARTTEEVMDELRTHGGSRYVP